One genomic region from Clostridium saccharobutylicum DSM 13864 encodes:
- a CDS encoding DUF6033 family protein — protein sequence MSIGINNSYSSYYTQAYNKTGSNNEKTKVSDDDKTTASSASTIDKTISEEEYFKNICSKYSNINLNMSDSYLKKDNQITVNVSPNLMNKAINSSEMNKKLDNLLQQIPSLPQYINSLNSMLNGNSVNVKSVSIVIDANGEGSCTIELKQNNSKNTSKTSEEEKLRIKRMKERKERNLKLSKEHKIYSDIAVNIDMSFLDRFDTSI from the coding sequence ATGTCAATAGGAATTAATAATAGTTATAGTTCGTATTATACACAAGCATATAATAAAACTGGAAGTAATAATGAGAAAACTAAAGTTAGTGATGATGATAAAACTACAGCTAGTAGTGCAAGCACAATAGATAAAACAATTTCGGAAGAGGAGTATTTTAAAAATATTTGTAGTAAATATTCTAATATAAATTTAAATATGAGTGATTCATATTTAAAGAAAGATAATCAAATAACAGTTAATGTTTCTCCTAATTTAATGAATAAAGCAATTAATAGTTCTGAGATGAATAAAAAATTAGATAATTTATTACAACAAATTCCGTCACTGCCACAATATATAAATTCACTTAACTCTATGTTAAATGGTAACAGCGTGAATGTAAAAAGTGTAAGTATTGTAATAGATGCAAATGGTGAAGGTAGCTGTACGATTGAACTTAAACAAAATAACTCTAAAAATACCAGTAAAACGAGTGAAGAGGAAAAGTTACGCATAAAAAGAATGAAAGAGAGAAAAGAACGGAATTTAAAATTAAGCAAAGAACATAAAATATATAGTGATATTGCCGTAAACATTGATATGAGCTTCTTGGATAGATTCGATACGAGCATATAA
- a CDS encoding DUF6033 family protein, giving the protein MSIGINNSYSSYYTQASDKTGSNNDKTKVSDADKTTVSSTSTTDKTISKEEYFKNICERYSGANLYMSNSYNMKKNGVTFNFSPQLIEKAIKDSKAAKNLDRLINLIPSTQQDFNTPKYTLEGRKIDSVSFSVDENGGVSCEIEVEEKNSKNTSKTSDEEKLRIKRMKERKERNLKLSKEHKIYNDIAANIDMSFLDRFDTNI; this is encoded by the coding sequence ATGTCAATAGGAATTAATAATAGTTACAGTTCGTATTATACACAAGCATCTGATAAAACTGGAAGTAATAATGATAAAACTAAAGTTAGTGATGCTGATAAAACTACAGTTAGTAGTACAAGCACAACAGATAAAACAATTTCGAAAGAGGAGTATTTTAAAAATATTTGTGAAAGATATTCAGGTGCTAATCTTTATATGAGTAATTCATATAATATGAAGAAGAACGGAGTAACATTTAATTTCTCGCCTCAATTAATAGAAAAAGCGATTAAAGATTCTAAGGCGGCAAAGAATCTAGATAGATTAATAAATTTAATACCATCAACACAACAAGATTTTAATACGCCTAAATACACTTTGGAAGGAAGAAAAATAGATTCTGTTAGTTTTTCAGTAGATGAAAATGGTGGGGTAAGTTGCGAAATTGAGGTTGAGGAGAAAAACTCCAAAAATACGAGTAAAACAAGTGATGAGGAAAAATTACGCATAAAAAGAATGAAAGAGAGAAAAGAACGAAATTTAAAATTAAGCAAAGAACATAAAATATATAATGATATTGCTGCAAATATTGATATGAGCTTTTTGGATAGGTTTGATACAAATATATAG
- a CDS encoding DUF6033 family protein, giving the protein MPIGINNSYSSYYTQASDKTGSNNDKTKVSNTDKTKASSANTIDKTISKEEYFKNICERYSGANLRMSNSHLNKGNEIISNVSPQLINKAISDPKAAENLNRLLDQMSSIPQYINNHKYTLDGREVKNVSFVIDENGGVSCKCEYVEKDSKNTSKTSDEEKLRIKRMKERKERNLKLSKEHKIYNDIAVNIDMSFLDRFDTNI; this is encoded by the coding sequence ATGCCAATAGGAATTAATAATAGTTATAGTTCGTATTATACACAAGCATCTGATAAAACTGGAAGTAATAATGATAAAACTAAAGTTAGTAACACTGATAAAACTAAAGCTAGTAGTGCAAACACAATAGATAAAACAATTTCGAAAGAGGAGTATTTTAAAAATATTTGTGAAAGATATTCAGGTGCTAATCTTCGTATGAGTAATTCGCATTTGAATAAAGGAAATGAAATAATTTCCAACGTTTCTCCTCAATTAATAAACAAAGCAATTAGTGATCCTAAAGCAGCTGAAAATTTAAATAGATTGTTAGATCAAATGTCATCAATACCACAATATATTAATAATCATAAATATACTTTAGATGGCAGAGAAGTAAAGAATGTAAGTTTTGTAATAGATGAAAATGGTGGAGTTAGTTGTAAGTGTGAATACGTAGAAAAAGATTCTAAAAATACGAGTAAAACAAGTGATGAGGAAAAATTGCGAATAAAAAGAATGAAAGAGAGAAAAGAACGAAATTTAAAATTAAGCAAAGAACATAAAATATATAATGATATTGCTGTAAATATTGATATGAGCTTTTTGGATAGGTTCGATACAAATATATAG
- a CDS encoding ABC transporter ATP-binding protein → MRNKETIYKLINLLKGNGRKVSVIIFFLLISSLISIISPLISKNIMDKGFLSNNKWTVIYYSLLAFALVVIDNVIDFSKEKIRVALKAEITYKLFNKSFCKLREINLSELNKTNNTELLNNIHSDISNISMIGDGVFFTTITQIFNIIGGIIGLSIISWKLTLLVMCFIPIKFFAINKLTKDRKQMVNDYMLGYSQFASWFGDTLGGIKEIRIFGLFDKKMNEFDDMQNMVIDLEKKMTIQNSFNSVFDNTLQSFITTSLYIIGANMVFNLSLTIGSIVSFIAYVAYCINPISSLFNLGLVLASIFPSAKRYYKFLDMNSEAENNGIIPLNEEMKNRPQIKFENVFFSYDGKSENNILKDINFQINTGDKVAIIGLNGAGKSTIVNLLMRFYKPTGGKIFINEEDVNDINISDYRKNISIVSQDSYLFNDTIKNNICFYKIIEHEKFKQILKDCNLYEFYESLPRDYKIGENGCFLSGGQRQKIFIARALATNNNLIILDEATANVDIDTEMQINELISTKLTNKTMIVISHKPSILRYMDKIIVLEDGKVSDIGDHNRLLKESRVYNDILINR, encoded by the coding sequence ATGCGTAATAAAGAAACAATATATAAATTAATTAACTTATTAAAAGGTAATGGCAGAAAAGTTTCTGTGATTATCTTTTTTTTACTCATATCTTCATTAATATCTATTATATCACCATTAATAAGCAAAAATATTATGGACAAGGGTTTCTTAAGTAACAACAAGTGGACAGTAATATATTATTCTCTTTTGGCTTTTGCTTTAGTTGTTATTGATAATGTAATAGATTTTAGTAAGGAAAAAATTAGAGTAGCATTAAAAGCAGAAATTACATATAAACTTTTTAATAAATCTTTTTGTAAATTAAGAGAAATAAATCTTTCAGAACTTAATAAAACAAATAATACGGAACTTTTGAATAATATACATAGTGACATTTCAAACATATCAATGATAGGAGATGGAGTGTTCTTTACTACTATAACACAAATATTTAATATAATAGGTGGAATTATTGGGTTAAGTATAATAAGCTGGAAGTTAACTTTGCTAGTTATGTGCTTTATTCCTATAAAATTTTTTGCAATAAATAAGTTAACAAAAGATAGAAAACAAATGGTAAATGATTATATGTTAGGATATTCCCAATTTGCGAGTTGGTTTGGAGATACTTTGGGAGGCATAAAAGAAATAAGAATATTTGGTTTGTTTGATAAAAAGATGAATGAATTTGATGATATGCAAAATATGGTTATTGATTTGGAAAAGAAAATGACTATTCAGAATTCGTTTAATTCAGTATTTGATAATACATTACAATCTTTTATTACTACTTCATTATATATAATTGGGGCTAATATGGTGTTTAATTTAAGTTTAACTATAGGAAGCATAGTTTCATTTATCGCCTATGTTGCATATTGCATAAATCCTATATCATCATTATTTAACTTGGGACTAGTATTAGCTAGTATATTTCCATCTGCTAAAAGATATTATAAGTTTTTAGATATGAATTCAGAAGCTGAAAATAATGGTATCATCCCTTTAAATGAAGAAATGAAAAATAGACCACAAATTAAATTTGAAAATGTGTTTTTCTCTTATGATGGTAAAAGTGAAAATAATATATTAAAAGATATTAATTTTCAAATTAATACAGGAGATAAAGTGGCGATAATTGGTTTAAATGGGGCCGGAAAATCAACAATAGTTAATTTGCTTATGAGGTTTTATAAACCAACTGGTGGAAAAATATTTATTAATGAAGAAGATGTTAATGATATAAATATTAGTGATTATAGAAAAAATATATCAATTGTTTCTCAGGATAGTTATTTATTTAATGATACTATAAAAAATAATATATGTTTCTATAAAATTATTGAACATGAAAAATTCAAACAAATTTTAAAGGATTGTAACTTATATGAATTTTATGAGAGTCTTCCAAGGGATTATAAAATAGGCGAAAATGGATGTTTCTTATCAGGTGGACAAAGACAGAAAATTTTTATTGCTAGAGCATTAGCAACTAATAATAATTTAATAATATTAGATGAAGCAACAGCTAATGTAGATATTGATACAGAAATGCAGATTAATGAATTGATATCCACAAAACTTACAAATAAAACAATGATAGTTATTAGCCATAAACCAAGTATATTAAGATATATGGATAAAATCATTGTATTGGAAGATGGGAAAGTCAGTGATATAGGAGATCATAATAGATTATTGAAAGAAAGCAGAGTATATAATGATATATTGATTAATCGCTAA
- a CDS encoding S8 family serine peptidase — protein MEEGVKVAILDNGVMDIFYEELKENIYIDEENSINNASIYRNKYSSHGTSCFLILKQFAKSSRISSVEILNEDGKGSIEKLIPAFEWCVENDIKIVNLSFGSIHFKDAEIIQNIINHYASKGIIIIAASSNSGYTSYPSYFSNVIGVANIEDSGIKDDMVRVNNVHTGVDFLAVSQHTIYIEDENIILSKSNSYAAPFVTSQVYNILSHNVNLTLYEVKKTLINQLKKQNEESSLFYCEPNWIENAYIVGGKLKSKARTYFKLFKNCSYEDVKEKIDTLIIFNENDLNFYLREKKNIVYLGNDFDLQKCINEKYIWHKSLKEKKIDEEIIIEEDIKIPIIIINFSINDDELLILQNLKNLFFYESYNLYAATTNPEGVFYNLEYIPKKYISNVKERNTIKSFLYKDTYYKRSDIIILSYYNNEKKLYESKNAIKYDIGADLVISIEHSNIYKVIFNDNENEQITKEYENIGTNEIRDIYLQILDTFKT, from the coding sequence ATGGAAGAAGGGGTAAAGGTTGCTATATTAGATAATGGTGTTATGGATATTTTTTATGAAGAATTGAAAGAAAATATTTATATTGATGAAGAAAATAGCATAAATAATGCAAGTATCTATAGAAATAAATATTCTTCACATGGAACAAGCTGTTTTTTAATATTAAAACAGTTTGCAAAGAGTAGTAGAATTAGTAGTGTGGAAATTTTGAATGAGGATGGTAAGGGCAGTATAGAAAAGTTGATTCCAGCTTTTGAATGGTGCGTTGAAAATGATATAAAAATTGTGAATTTAAGTTTTGGAAGTATCCATTTTAAAGATGCTGAGATAATACAAAATATTATAAATCATTATGCCAGCAAAGGAATAATAATTATTGCAGCTAGCTCTAATAGTGGATATACCTCATATCCTTCATATTTTTCAAATGTTATTGGAGTAGCCAATATTGAGGATAGTGGGATAAAGGATGATATGGTAAGAGTTAATAATGTTCATACAGGAGTGGACTTTTTAGCAGTTTCACAGCACACAATATATATAGAAGATGAAAATATTATATTATCTAAAAGCAACAGTTATGCTGCACCATTTGTTACTTCACAGGTTTACAACATTTTAAGTCATAACGTTAATTTGACATTGTATGAAGTAAAAAAAACATTAATAAATCAATTGAAAAAGCAAAATGAGGAAAGTAGTCTTTTTTATTGTGAACCAAATTGGATTGAAAATGCGTATATCGTAGGAGGAAAACTCAAAAGTAAAGCTAGAACGTATTTTAAGTTGTTTAAGAATTGTAGTTATGAAGATGTAAAAGAAAAAATAGATACTCTTATTATATTTAATGAAAATGATTTGAATTTTTATTTAAGAGAAAAAAAGAATATTGTATATTTGGGAAATGATTTTGATTTACAAAAATGTATAAATGAAAAATATATATGGCATAAATCTCTAAAAGAGAAAAAGATAGATGAGGAAATTATAATTGAAGAAGATATAAAAATACCTATAATTATAATTAACTTTTCTATAAATGATGATGAATTACTAATATTACAAAATTTAAAGAATTTATTTTTTTATGAATCTTATAATTTATATGCGGCAACTACGAATCCAGAAGGTGTTTTTTATAATTTAGAATATATACCGAAAAAATATATAAGCAATGTTAAGGAAAGAAATACAATTAAGTCATTTCTGTATAAAGATACATATTACAAAAGAAGTGATATTATAATTTTAAGTTATTACAATAATGAAAAAAAACTATATGAAAGTAAAAATGCAATCAAATATGATATAGGTGCAGATCTTGTAATATCTATAGAGCATTCTAATATCTATAAAGTGATTTTTAATGATAATGAAAATGAGCAGATTACTAAAGAATATGAGAATATAGGCACTAATGAAATTAGAGATATATATTTACAAATATTAGACACATTTAAAACATAA
- a CDS encoding TIGR04066 family peptide maturation system protein, with the protein MEKKMNAIVFPYDFEFLPVIRNNHLLNNIDIKYLVAPSGFGLENKDAYYFDDSEKLGFTIKSQISEECFENIDVVWITESIQKVEFTNIKDLIENIGKHNKNILYTVNSGYIYEEEIYKLCEANNVKIITINDYIKDFNMVDCNNVEISFALAKINTPIITVLGMSPMTQKFDLQLYLRDKFLQNGYKVSQIGTKALSETMGFYSIPDWFFSNEYKENEKILMFNKFVKEIEKSENPDVIIIGVPDCIIPLTKNHSFNYGIYAFEICNAVNSDYTILSLLDGLYNDEFFDEMKLACNYRFNVELDGFFISKYRPVSNSLDQLKLSFTHTNGTKNSSEKYNIFNADDLKRDSIINEVIKKLSMYSVFEVI; encoded by the coding sequence ATGGAGAAAAAAATGAATGCTATAGTATTTCCGTATGATTTTGAGTTTTTACCAGTGATAAGAAATAATCATTTATTAAACAATATTGACATTAAGTATTTAGTTGCCCCAAGCGGATTTGGATTAGAAAATAAGGATGCATATTATTTTGATGATAGTGAAAAATTAGGGTTTACTATTAAAAGTCAAATTTCAGAAGAATGCTTTGAGAATATAGATGTTGTATGGATTACTGAATCAATACAAAAGGTGGAATTTACCAATATAAAAGATTTAATTGAGAACATTGGTAAACATAATAAAAATATTCTTTATACGGTTAACTCAGGGTATATCTATGAAGAAGAAATATATAAATTATGCGAAGCTAACAATGTAAAAATAATTACAATTAATGATTATATTAAAGATTTTAATATGGTGGATTGTAATAATGTAGAGATTTCATTTGCATTAGCGAAAATAAATACACCTATAATTACTGTTTTAGGAATGTCTCCTATGACACAAAAATTTGATCTTCAATTATATTTAAGGGATAAATTTTTACAAAATGGCTATAAAGTCAGTCAAATAGGAACAAAAGCATTAAGTGAAACCATGGGATTTTACTCTATACCAGATTGGTTTTTTAGTAATGAATATAAAGAAAACGAAAAGATTTTAATGTTTAACAAGTTTGTTAAGGAAATTGAAAAAAGTGAAAATCCTGATGTGATAATTATTGGAGTGCCTGATTGTATTATTCCATTAACTAAGAATCATAGTTTTAATTATGGTATTTATGCTTTTGAGATATGTAATGCCGTTAATTCAGATTATACTATTCTGTCATTATTAGATGGTTTATATAATGATGAATTTTTTGATGAAATGAAGTTAGCATGTAATTATAGGTTTAATGTGGAATTGGATGGTTTCTTTATATCTAAGTATAGACCAGTATCTAATTCATTAGATCAACTTAAGCTTAGTTTTACACATACAAATGGGACAAAGAATAGTAGCGAAAAATATAATATTTTTAATGCTGATGATTTAAAAAGAGATTCTATTATAAATGAAGTTATAAAAAAGTTGTCTATGTATTCTGTATTTGAAGTAATTTAA
- the ccpM gene encoding Cys-rich peptide radical SAM maturase CcpM, translating to MLKNIPHIHLLKLYNEYYLYDVNTNAIVSIPSKVYEYLQSSLNSDENSNNLYECLDKNLRDGIEYLKSQGMLLPRNENLKIKHVETDLLKDLYENNLRSLTLQVTQNCNLRCSYCVYSGSYVNRTHSNKRMSWEVAKKAIDFFYEHSTNTEEVVFGFYGGEPLLEFELMKKCINYIRELFIGKKIFFTVTTNATLLTEEKIKFLSENNFDLVISLDGPADVQNKNRIFADEHRGTFEVVMKNLSKVKMIDESFYKRISFNAVIDLKENFSCANEFFLSYDMVKDLNVAGNYVNVTNKVEKIDINTKYYADAQYETFKAYLYHCSNIFSAYKPTLLNNVVNNIKSSMNDRVKVRGERILQSSPGGQCIPGIQRFFVNVDGEFYPCERVNENADILNIGNIHNGFDIDKAKNILNIANTTEEECRKCWCFKICTQCVSMAEEDGDLSRKRRLSRCSETQKNAEEQIKDYIVLKKYGCDFEKEV from the coding sequence ATGCTAAAAAATATTCCACATATTCATTTATTAAAACTGTATAATGAATACTATTTGTATGATGTAAATACAAATGCTATTGTATCTATACCTTCAAAGGTTTATGAATATTTACAATCTAGTTTAAACAGCGATGAAAATAGTAATAACCTATATGAATGCTTAGATAAGAATTTAAGAGATGGTATAGAATATCTAAAGTCTCAAGGAATGTTATTACCACGAAATGAAAATCTAAAGATAAAGCATGTAGAAACTGATTTATTAAAAGATTTATATGAAAATAATTTAAGATCACTAACTTTACAGGTAACACAAAACTGTAATTTAAGATGTAGTTATTGCGTTTATTCTGGAAGTTATGTTAATAGAACACATAGTAATAAGAGAATGTCGTGGGAAGTAGCTAAAAAAGCGATTGATTTCTTTTATGAACATTCAACTAATACTGAAGAAGTTGTTTTTGGATTTTATGGTGGAGAACCTTTGCTAGAATTTGAATTAATGAAGAAATGTATTAATTATATAAGAGAACTTTTTATTGGAAAGAAGATTTTCTTCACTGTGACAACAAATGCAACACTACTTACAGAGGAAAAGATAAAATTTTTGTCAGAAAATAATTTTGATTTAGTAATTAGTTTAGATGGTCCAGCAGATGTGCAGAATAAAAATAGAATTTTTGCAGATGAACATAGAGGTACTTTTGAAGTTGTTATGAAAAATTTAAGCAAAGTTAAAATGATTGATGAAAGTTTTTATAAAAGGATATCTTTTAATGCGGTTATAGACTTAAAAGAAAATTTTTCTTGTGCAAATGAATTTTTCCTTTCATATGATATGGTAAAAGATTTAAATGTAGCTGGTAACTATGTGAATGTTACAAATAAGGTTGAGAAGATAGATATAAACACTAAATACTATGCGGATGCACAATATGAAACATTTAAGGCATATTTATATCATTGCAGTAACATATTTAGTGCGTACAAGCCTACTTTATTAAATAATGTTGTTAATAATATAAAAAGCAGCATGAATGATAGAGTTAAGGTAAGAGGTGAAAGAATTTTACAATCTAGTCCAGGAGGACAATGCATTCCAGGAATACAAAGATTTTTTGTGAATGTGGATGGTGAGTTTTATCCTTGTGAGAGAGTAAATGAAAATGCTGATATTTTAAATATTGGTAATATACATAATGGCTTTGATATTGACAAAGCAAAGAACATTTTAAATATAGCTAATACTACTGAAGAAGAATGTAGGAAATGTTGGTGCTTTAAGATATGTACCCAATGTGTATCTATGGCAGAAGAGGATGGAGATCTATCAAGAAAAAGAAGATTGAGTAGATGTAGTGAAACACAAAAAAATGCAGAAGAGCAAATAAAAGATTATATTGTTTTAAAGAAATATGGTTGTGATTTTGAAAAGGAGGTATAA
- a CDS encoding DUF6033 family protein: MSIGINSSYGSYYTQASNKTGSNNNDKTKVSDADKTTVSSVSTTDKTISKEEYFKNVCERYSGANLYMSNSYNMKKNELTYNISPKLIEKATKDPKVAQNLERLLNQIPSLKEYIGNHKYTLGGSEVKSVSVVIDENGGLSCTSEIEPKKSKNTSNTKDSSKTSEEEKLRIKRMKERKERNLKLSKEHKIYSDIAANIDMSFLDRFDTNI; the protein is encoded by the coding sequence ATGTCAATAGGAATTAATAGTAGTTATGGTTCGTATTATACACAAGCATCTAATAAAACTGGAAGTAATAATAATGATAAAACTAAAGTTAGTGATGCTGATAAAACTACAGTTAGTAGTGTAAGCACAACAGATAAAACAATTTCGAAAGAGGAGTATTTTAAAAATGTTTGTGAAAGATATTCAGGTGCTAATCTTTATATGAGCAATTCATATAATATGAAAAAGAATGAATTGACTTATAATATTTCTCCTAAATTGATAGAGAAGGCAACTAAAGATCCTAAGGTGGCTCAAAATTTGGAACGATTATTAAATCAAATACCATCATTGAAGGAGTATATTGGTAATCATAAATATACTTTAGGGGGAAGTGAGGTAAAAAGTGTAAGCGTTGTAATAGATGAAAATGGTGGATTAAGTTGCACGAGTGAGATTGAACCAAAGAAATCTAAAAATACAAGTAATACAAAGGATTCAAGTAAAACGAGTGAAGAGGAAAAATTACGAATAAAAAGAATGAAAGAAAGAAAAGAACGGAATTTAAAATTAAGCAAAGAACATAAAATATATAGTGATATTGCTGCAAACATTGATATGAGCTTCTTGGATAGATTCGATACAAATATATAA
- a CDS encoding DUF6033 family protein, whose translation MSIGINSSYSSYYTQASNKTGVNNDKTKVSDADKTTVSSTSTTDKTISKDEYFKNLCERYSGANLHMSSSGIMKKNEITYNISPKLVDKATKDSKYAEKLEGLLSQIQSFKEYFNTHKYTLGGSEVKSVSVVIDENGGVSGMLDIEPKNSKNTSNTKDSSKTSEEEKLRIKRMKEKKERNLKLSKEHKIYSDIAANIDMSFLDRFDTNI comes from the coding sequence ATGTCAATAGGAATTAATAGTAGTTATAGTTCGTATTATACACAAGCATCTAATAAAACTGGAGTTAATAATGATAAAACTAAAGTTAGTGATGCTGATAAAACTACAGTTAGTAGTACAAGCACAACAGATAAAACAATTTCGAAAGATGAGTATTTTAAAAATCTTTGTGAAAGATATTCAGGTGCTAATCTTCATATGAGTAGCTCAGGTATTATGAAAAAGAATGAAATAACCTATAATATCTCGCCTAAATTAGTAGATAAGGCGACAAAGGACTCTAAATATGCTGAAAAGTTAGAAGGATTGTTAAGTCAAATACAATCATTTAAGGAATATTTCAATACTCATAAATACACTTTAGGAGGAAGTGAGGTAAAAAGTGTAAGCGTTGTAATAGATGAAAATGGTGGAGTCAGCGGTATGCTTGATATTGAACCTAAGAATTCTAAAAATACAAGTAATACAAAGGATTCAAGTAAAACGAGTGAAGAGGAAAAATTACGAATAAAAAGAATGAAAGAGAAAAAAGAGCGAAATTTAAAATTAAGCAAAGAACATAAAATATATAGTGATATTGCTGCAAACATTGATATGAGCTTCTTGGATAGATTCGATACAAATATATAG
- a CDS encoding TetR/AcrR family transcriptional regulator — translation MSNHEKNEKIDLRIRRTHKLLSNSLMSLLTEKSFEDIRVSDICDQAMVHRTTFYKHFEDKYQLLDCLLRDLIEDFEKESLKTPPHDPKQYYSNLFKLLLEHMCKNKKMYTIGLLNNSSAMKQLQKIVLECIEYRLRNDEKNGIKFIVPIDIIAGFFSPALVYSAGEWLEEDMIISIEEMVKYCDTIVEALQIRYKSV, via the coding sequence ATGAGTAATCATGAGAAGAATGAAAAAATTGATTTAAGAATACGAAGAACTCATAAATTATTATCTAATTCATTAATGTCTTTGCTTACAGAAAAAAGTTTTGAAGATATTAGAGTTTCAGATATTTGTGACCAAGCAATGGTACATAGAACTACATTTTACAAGCATTTTGAAGATAAATATCAATTACTTGATTGTTTATTAAGAGATTTGATAGAAGATTTTGAAAAAGAAAGTTTAAAAACTCCACCACATGACCCAAAGCAATATTATAGCAATTTATTTAAACTTCTTCTTGAGCATATGTGCAAAAATAAAAAGATGTACACAATAGGATTATTAAATAATAGTTCAGCAATGAAGCAGCTCCAAAAGATAGTACTTGAATGTATAGAATATCGACTAAGAAATGACGAAAAAAATGGAATTAAATTTATAGTGCCAATTGATATTATTGCAGGCTTTTTTTCTCCAGCATTGGTATATTCAGCAGGAGAGTGGCTTGAAGAAGATATGATTATTTCAATCGAAGAAATGGTAAAATATTGTGATACTATAGTTGAAGCATTACAGATTAGATATAAAAGTGTATAG
- a CDS encoding efflux RND transporter periplasmic adaptor subunit, producing MHKKILVICLVLFNLSIFSGCSAKTNPSTEVKTYPVKTIELQDKNYPVSLEYEGITGGSEVRKLSFKSSSKISKIFVSKGQHIKNGDSLIDLDKTDLNSATEASKAQMAAASAQYNKALNGAQSEDINKAQIAVKNAQANYNYYKDLYDKNVTLYEAHAIPQQEVNDTKVKLDGSENDLNSAQETLKQLQNGTREEDKQAALAQLNSAKVDYDSKVNLTQDASLKADEDGYVVDILCKEGEIQASGNPVILIRSENQVVTVGLSDTDVKKIQLGTKAQVKIDDVTTDGEVMNVVQMADKQSGTYSAEIKLLNQIDNSKFYIGQCAKVYINEGEKNGIWIPIASILNDGQDYVYVVEDGRAVRKNITLGQTNENQVCVDGLKNGDNLVNEGMKNIKAGYQVSVE from the coding sequence ATGCATAAGAAAATATTAGTTATTTGTTTAGTACTTTTTAATCTATCAATATTTAGTGGATGTAGTGCTAAAACAAATCCAAGTACAGAAGTTAAAACCTATCCTGTAAAAACTATAGAGCTTCAAGATAAAAATTATCCTGTTTCATTAGAATATGAAGGGATAACAGGTGGAAGTGAAGTTAGAAAGCTTTCTTTTAAAAGTTCATCAAAAATTTCAAAAATATTCGTTTCAAAAGGTCAACATATAAAAAATGGAGACAGCCTTATTGATTTAGATAAAACTGATTTAAATTCCGCAACAGAAGCTTCAAAAGCTCAAATGGCTGCAGCTTCAGCGCAATATAATAAAGCATTAAATGGTGCACAATCTGAGGATATAAACAAAGCTCAAATAGCAGTAAAAAATGCTCAGGCTAATTACAATTACTACAAAGATTTATATGATAAAAATGTTACCTTATATGAAGCACATGCTATACCACAGCAGGAGGTTAATGATACCAAAGTTAAATTAGATGGAAGTGAAAATGACTTAAATTCAGCTCAAGAAACATTAAAGCAGCTCCAAAATGGTACAAGAGAAGAAGATAAGCAAGCAGCACTAGCTCAATTAAATTCTGCAAAAGTTGATTATGATTCGAAAGTCAATTTGACTCAAGATGCTTCTCTTAAAGCCGATGAAGATGGTTATGTGGTAGATATTCTTTGTAAAGAGGGAGAAATACAAGCATCAGGAAATCCAGTTATCTTAATTAGAAGTGAAAATCAAGTTGTTACTGTAGGTTTATCTGATACTGATGTAAAGAAAATACAGTTAGGAACAAAAGCACAAGTTAAAATAGATGATGTTACAACTGACGGAGAAGTTATGAATGTAGTTCAAATGGCAGATAAGCAATCCGGAACATATAGTGCGGAAATTAAATTGTTAAATCAAATAGATAATAGTAAATTTTACATAGGTCAATGTGCAAAAGTTTATATTAATGAAGGTGAAAAGAATGGAATTTGGATTCCTATCGCAAGTATTTTAAATGACGGTCAAGACTATGTATATGTAGTAGAAGACGGACGTGCCGTTAGGAAAAACATAACTTTAGGACAAACTAATGAAAATCAAGTGTGTGTAGATGGATTAAAGAACGGAGATAATCTTGTTAATGAAGGTATGAAAAATATAAAAGCTGGATATCAGGTTTCAGTAGAATAA